A single region of the Sorex araneus isolate mSorAra2 chromosome 7, mSorAra2.pri, whole genome shotgun sequence genome encodes:
- the INTS7 gene encoding integrator complex subunit 7 isoform X1: MASSSTKSFLADAGYGEQELDANSALMELDKGLRSGKLGEQCEAVVRFPRLFQKYPFPILINSAFLKLADVFRVGNNFLRLCVLKVTQQSEKHLEKILNVDEFVKRIFSVIHSNDPVARAITLRMLGSLASIIPERKNAHHSIRQSLDSHDNVEVEAAVFAAANFSAQSKDFAVGICNKISEMIQGLATPVDLKLKLIPILQHMHHDALLASGARQLLQQLVTSYPSTKMVIVSLHTFTLLAASSLVDTPKQIQLLLQCLETDPRKAVKRLAVQDLKLLARKTPHTWSRENIQALCECALQTPYDSLKLGTLSVLATLSGTIAVKHYFSVAAGNVGSSPRASDLVRLAQECCYHSNRGVAAHGARVLTNIAVSCQEKDLLALEQDAVFGLESLLVLCSQDDSPGAQATLKVALNCMVKLATGRPHLGQSVVEALLMQLPAARPAACILMCHCLAAIAMKLPVLGEGLLGDLLELYKTIGRSASDKQQELLVSLATVVFVASQKALSAEVKQVIKQQLESVSNGWTVYRIARQASRMGNHDMAQELYRSLLTQVASEHFYFWLHSLEEFSCAEHCLAGLREEDYRSALSCIAESLRFYHKGIASLTAASTPLNPLSFQCEFVKLRIDLLQAFSQLICTCNSLKTSPPPAIATTIAMTLGNDLQRCGRISNQMRQSMEEFRSLAARYGDLYQASFDADAASLRSLELQQQSCLLISHAIEALILDPDAASFQEYGTMGAAPADSEYERRVMSVYSRVLEEVEALTRKYTPVSYMHTACLCDGIIALLKVPLSFQRYFFQKLQSTSIKLALSPSPRNPAEPIAVQSNQQLALKVEGVVQHGAKPGLFRKIQSVCLNVSSTLQSKSGQDYKVPLDHVTNEMEQRVEPHNDYFSTQFLLNFSVLGTHHITVESSVKDADGIVWKTGPRTTIFVKALEDPYSQQLRLQQQSQPPQQPQRTAYTRF, encoded by the exons ATGGCGTCGAGCTCCACTAAGTCTTTCCTGGCAGATGCCGGCTACGGCGAGCAGGAGCTGGATGCCAACTCGGCCCTGATGGAGCTGGACAAAG GGCTGCGATCTGGCAAACTGGGCGAGCAGTGTGAAGCCGTTGTCCGCTTCCCCAGGCTCTTCCAGAAGTACCCGTTTCCCATTCTCATCAACTCTGCCTTCCTGAAGCTGGCGGATGTGTTCAGAGTTGG AAACAACTTCCTGCGGCTCTGCGTCCTCAAAGTCACCCAGCAGAGTGAGAAGCACCTGGAGAAGATCCTCAATGTGGACGAGTTTGTGAAAAGAATCTTTTCTGTGATCCACAGCAACGACCCTGTGGCGCGGGCCATCACGCTCAG GATGCTGGGCAGTCTGGCGTCCATTATCCCCGAGAGGAAGAATGCCCACCACAGTATCCGGCAAAGCCTAGACTCGCATGACAACGTGGAGGTCGAGGCCGCCGTCTTCGCCGCCGCCAACTTCTCTGCGCAGTCCAA GGATTTCGCTGTTGGAATCTGTAATAAAATCAGTGAAATGATTCAAG GCTTGGCCACGCCCGTGGACCTGAAGCTGAAGCTGATCCCCATCCTGCAGCACATGCACCACGACGCGCTTTTGGCATCTGGGGCCCGGCAGCTCCTGCAGCAGCTGGTCACCTCCTACCCCTCCACCAAGATGGTCATTGTGTCTCTGCACACTTTCACTCTGCTCGCAGCTTCGTCTCTGGTGGACACGCCCAAGCAG ATCCAGCTGCTGCTGCAGTGCCTGGAAACGGACCCCAGGAAGGCCGTGAAGAGACTTGCCGTCCAGGACCTGAAGCTGCTCGCCCGTAAGACGCCACACACGTGGAGCAGAGAGAACATACAG gctCTCTGCGAGTGTGCCCTGCAGACGCCTTACGACAGCCTGAAGCTGGGGACACTGTCAGTGCTGGCCACGCTGTCGGGCACCATCGCTGTGAAGCACTACTTCAGCGTCGCCGCAG GGAACGTGGGATCTTCCCCCAGAGCCTCGGACTTGGTCAGGCTAGCCCAGGAGTGCTGCTACCACAGCAACCGGGGCGTGGCGGCCCACGGAGCGAGGGTGCTCACCAACATAGCCGTCTCGTGCCAGGAGAAAG ACCTGCTGGCCCTGGAGCAAGATGCTGTGTTTGGCCTggaatccctcctggtgctgTGTAGCCAAGATGACAGCCCTGGTGCGCAGGCGACTCTGAAG GTCGCCCTGAACTGCATGGTGAAGCTGGCCACCGGCCGGCCCCATCTTGGCCAGTCTGTGGTGGAGGCGCTGCTGATGCAGCTGCCCGCAGCCCGGCCTGCGGCCTGCATCCTCATGTGCCACTGTCTGGCGGCCATCGCCATGAAGCTGCCGGTGCTGGGCGAGGGCCTGCTGGGAGACCTCCTGGAGCTCTACAAGACCATTGGGCGCTCGGCCAGCGACAAGCAGCAGGAACTGCTG GTGAGCCTGGCCACGGTGGTCTTCGTGGCTAGTCAGAAGGCACTATCGGCCGAGGTCAAGCAGGTCATCAAGCAGCAGCTGGAGAGTGTCTCCAACGGCTGGACCGTCTACCGAATTGCCCGGCAAGCGTCCCGGATG GGGAACCACGACATGGCCCAGGAGCTGTACAGGAGCCTGCTGACTCAGGTGGCCTCGGAGCATTTCTACTTCTGGCTGCACAGCTTGGAGGAGTTCTCGTGCGCGGAGCActgcctggcagggctgagggaggaggactACCGCTCAGCACTCTCATGCATTGCTGAGTCTCTGAGATTCTACCACAAGGGAATTGCTTCCTTGACG GCTGCCAGCACACCCCTGAACCCACTCAGCTTTCAGTGTGAGTTTGTGAAGCTCAGAATCGACCTTCTGCAGGCCTTCTCTCAGCTCATCTGCACCTGCAACAGCCTGAAGACCAGCCCTCCGCCTGCCATCGCCACCACCATCGCCATGACCTTGGGGAACGACCTTCAGAGGTGTGGTCGCATCTCCAACCAG ATGAGACAGTCCATGGAGGAGTTCCGGAGCCTCGCTGCTCGCTACGGGGATCTTTACCAGGCGTCCTTTGATGCTGACGCCGCCAGTCTCAGGAGCCTGGAGCT CCAGCAGCAGAGTTGTCTGCTCATCTCGCACGCCATCGAAGCCCTGATTCTGGACCCAGACGCAGCCAG CTTCCAGGAGTACGGGACTATGGGGGCCGCACCTGCCGACAGCGAGTATGAGAGGAGAGTGATGTCCGTGTACAGCCGCGtcctggaggaggtggaggcGCTCACTCGCAAGTACACCCCTGTATCCTACATG CACACGGCCTGCCTCTGTGATGGCATCATTGCTTTGCTGAAAGTTCCCCTTTCATTCCAGAGGTACTTTTTCCAGAAACTTCAGTCCACCAGCATCAAG CTTGCCCTGTCGCCATCACCCCGGAACCCTGCTGAGCCCATTGCTGTGCAGAGTAACCAGCAGCTGGCCCTGAAGGTGGAGGGGGTGGTCCAGCATGGCGCCAAGCCCGGGCTCTTCCGGAAGATTCAGTCCGTCTGCCTCAATGTCTCCTCCACGCTGCAGAGCAAGTCGGGACAGGACTACAAG GTCCCCCTCGACCACGTGACCAACGAGATGGAGCAGCGGGTGGAGCCCCACAACGACTACTTCAGCACCCAGTTTCTGCTCAACTTCTCTGTCCTCGGCACCCACCACATCACCGTGGAATCGTCGGTGAAGGACGCCGACGGCATTGTGTGGAAGACAGGCCCGAGGACCACCATCTTCGTCAAGGCCCTGGAGGACCCGTACTCGCAGCAGCTGCGCCTGCAGCAGCAGAGCCAGCCCCCACAGCAGCCCCAGCGCACCGCCTACACGCGCTTCTGA
- the INTS7 gene encoding integrator complex subunit 7 isoform X2: MIQGLATPVDLKLKLIPILQHMHHDALLASGARQLLQQLVTSYPSTKMVIVSLHTFTLLAASSLVDTPKQIQLLLQCLETDPRKAVKRLAVQDLKLLARKTPHTWSRENIQALCECALQTPYDSLKLGTLSVLATLSGTIAVKHYFSVAAGNVGSSPRASDLVRLAQECCYHSNRGVAAHGARVLTNIAVSCQEKDLLALEQDAVFGLESLLVLCSQDDSPGAQATLKVALNCMVKLATGRPHLGQSVVEALLMQLPAARPAACILMCHCLAAIAMKLPVLGEGLLGDLLELYKTIGRSASDKQQELLVSLATVVFVASQKALSAEVKQVIKQQLESVSNGWTVYRIARQASRMGNHDMAQELYRSLLTQVASEHFYFWLHSLEEFSCAEHCLAGLREEDYRSALSCIAESLRFYHKGIASLTAASTPLNPLSFQCEFVKLRIDLLQAFSQLICTCNSLKTSPPPAIATTIAMTLGNDLQRCGRISNQMRQSMEEFRSLAARYGDLYQASFDADAASLRSLELQQQSCLLISHAIEALILDPDAASFQEYGTMGAAPADSEYERRVMSVYSRVLEEVEALTRKYTPVSYMHTACLCDGIIALLKVPLSFQRYFFQKLQSTSIKLALSPSPRNPAEPIAVQSNQQLALKVEGVVQHGAKPGLFRKIQSVCLNVSSTLQSKSGQDYKVPLDHVTNEMEQRVEPHNDYFSTQFLLNFSVLGTHHITVESSVKDADGIVWKTGPRTTIFVKALEDPYSQQLRLQQQSQPPQQPQRTAYTRF, translated from the exons ATGATTCAAG GCTTGGCCACGCCCGTGGACCTGAAGCTGAAGCTGATCCCCATCCTGCAGCACATGCACCACGACGCGCTTTTGGCATCTGGGGCCCGGCAGCTCCTGCAGCAGCTGGTCACCTCCTACCCCTCCACCAAGATGGTCATTGTGTCTCTGCACACTTTCACTCTGCTCGCAGCTTCGTCTCTGGTGGACACGCCCAAGCAG ATCCAGCTGCTGCTGCAGTGCCTGGAAACGGACCCCAGGAAGGCCGTGAAGAGACTTGCCGTCCAGGACCTGAAGCTGCTCGCCCGTAAGACGCCACACACGTGGAGCAGAGAGAACATACAG gctCTCTGCGAGTGTGCCCTGCAGACGCCTTACGACAGCCTGAAGCTGGGGACACTGTCAGTGCTGGCCACGCTGTCGGGCACCATCGCTGTGAAGCACTACTTCAGCGTCGCCGCAG GGAACGTGGGATCTTCCCCCAGAGCCTCGGACTTGGTCAGGCTAGCCCAGGAGTGCTGCTACCACAGCAACCGGGGCGTGGCGGCCCACGGAGCGAGGGTGCTCACCAACATAGCCGTCTCGTGCCAGGAGAAAG ACCTGCTGGCCCTGGAGCAAGATGCTGTGTTTGGCCTggaatccctcctggtgctgTGTAGCCAAGATGACAGCCCTGGTGCGCAGGCGACTCTGAAG GTCGCCCTGAACTGCATGGTGAAGCTGGCCACCGGCCGGCCCCATCTTGGCCAGTCTGTGGTGGAGGCGCTGCTGATGCAGCTGCCCGCAGCCCGGCCTGCGGCCTGCATCCTCATGTGCCACTGTCTGGCGGCCATCGCCATGAAGCTGCCGGTGCTGGGCGAGGGCCTGCTGGGAGACCTCCTGGAGCTCTACAAGACCATTGGGCGCTCGGCCAGCGACAAGCAGCAGGAACTGCTG GTGAGCCTGGCCACGGTGGTCTTCGTGGCTAGTCAGAAGGCACTATCGGCCGAGGTCAAGCAGGTCATCAAGCAGCAGCTGGAGAGTGTCTCCAACGGCTGGACCGTCTACCGAATTGCCCGGCAAGCGTCCCGGATG GGGAACCACGACATGGCCCAGGAGCTGTACAGGAGCCTGCTGACTCAGGTGGCCTCGGAGCATTTCTACTTCTGGCTGCACAGCTTGGAGGAGTTCTCGTGCGCGGAGCActgcctggcagggctgagggaggaggactACCGCTCAGCACTCTCATGCATTGCTGAGTCTCTGAGATTCTACCACAAGGGAATTGCTTCCTTGACG GCTGCCAGCACACCCCTGAACCCACTCAGCTTTCAGTGTGAGTTTGTGAAGCTCAGAATCGACCTTCTGCAGGCCTTCTCTCAGCTCATCTGCACCTGCAACAGCCTGAAGACCAGCCCTCCGCCTGCCATCGCCACCACCATCGCCATGACCTTGGGGAACGACCTTCAGAGGTGTGGTCGCATCTCCAACCAG ATGAGACAGTCCATGGAGGAGTTCCGGAGCCTCGCTGCTCGCTACGGGGATCTTTACCAGGCGTCCTTTGATGCTGACGCCGCCAGTCTCAGGAGCCTGGAGCT CCAGCAGCAGAGTTGTCTGCTCATCTCGCACGCCATCGAAGCCCTGATTCTGGACCCAGACGCAGCCAG CTTCCAGGAGTACGGGACTATGGGGGCCGCACCTGCCGACAGCGAGTATGAGAGGAGAGTGATGTCCGTGTACAGCCGCGtcctggaggaggtggaggcGCTCACTCGCAAGTACACCCCTGTATCCTACATG CACACGGCCTGCCTCTGTGATGGCATCATTGCTTTGCTGAAAGTTCCCCTTTCATTCCAGAGGTACTTTTTCCAGAAACTTCAGTCCACCAGCATCAAG CTTGCCCTGTCGCCATCACCCCGGAACCCTGCTGAGCCCATTGCTGTGCAGAGTAACCAGCAGCTGGCCCTGAAGGTGGAGGGGGTGGTCCAGCATGGCGCCAAGCCCGGGCTCTTCCGGAAGATTCAGTCCGTCTGCCTCAATGTCTCCTCCACGCTGCAGAGCAAGTCGGGACAGGACTACAAG GTCCCCCTCGACCACGTGACCAACGAGATGGAGCAGCGGGTGGAGCCCCACAACGACTACTTCAGCACCCAGTTTCTGCTCAACTTCTCTGTCCTCGGCACCCACCACATCACCGTGGAATCGTCGGTGAAGGACGCCGACGGCATTGTGTGGAAGACAGGCCCGAGGACCACCATCTTCGTCAAGGCCCTGGAGGACCCGTACTCGCAGCAGCTGCGCCTGCAGCAGCAGAGCCAGCCCCCACAGCAGCCCCAGCGCACCGCCTACACGCGCTTCTGA